The proteins below come from a single Limosilactobacillus reuteri genomic window:
- the dltC gene encoding D-alanine--poly(phosphoribitol) ligase subunit DltC produces MQEQIINILADATGRDTADFSDASQNLFESGLLDSMATVSLLLGLQDAFGVQVPVSEFDRNQWDTIEKIEERVKELQNA; encoded by the coding sequence ATGCAAGAACAAATTATTAATATTTTAGCTGATGCAACTGGTCGGGATACTGCAGACTTTAGTGATGCAAGTCAAAACCTTTTTGAAAGTGGTCTTTTAGACTCAATGGCAACTGTTAGTCTTCTTCTCGGTTTACAAGATGCTTTTGGCGTTCAAGTACCAGTTTCAGAATTTGACCGTAACCAATGGGACACTATTGAAAAGATTGAAGAACGGGTAAAGGAGCTCCAAAATGCATAA
- a CDS encoding YqeG family HAD IIIA-type phosphatase codes for MLEIFKPTWMVNTIYSVSPAQLKEQGVRAVFSDLDNTLIAWNNPDGTPELKEWMDSLREAYIPLIVISNNSKERVGKAVNSLDLPFVSRSLKPLSFGIDRARKKLNLAKDEVVMVGDQLLTDVAAANQAGIRSILVRPLLNTDKWDTRINRFFERRVWKSLNKKYPDLKWQEDLND; via the coding sequence TTGTTAGAGATATTTAAACCAACATGGATGGTTAATACAATATATTCTGTTTCTCCTGCCCAATTAAAAGAGCAGGGAGTGCGAGCTGTTTTTAGTGACCTGGATAATACCTTGATTGCTTGGAACAATCCAGATGGAACTCCAGAATTAAAGGAATGGATGGATTCTTTACGAGAAGCCTATATTCCGCTAATTGTTATTTCTAATAATAGTAAGGAACGAGTTGGGAAAGCTGTTAATAGCCTTGACCTTCCATTTGTTTCGCGATCATTAAAGCCCTTAAGTTTTGGGATTGATCGTGCACGGAAAAAACTTAATTTAGCAAAAGATGAAGTGGTTATGGTTGGTGACCAATTATTGACTGATGTTGCTGCGGCTAACCAAGCGGGCATTCGAAGCATTTTAGTACGCCCCCTATTAAATACAGATAAGTGGGATACCCGTATTAACCGCTTCTTTGAACGCCGTGTTTGGAAGAGCTTAAACAAAAAATATCCAGATTTAAAATGGCAGGAGGATTTGAATGACTGA
- a CDS encoding glutaminase, with protein MQKLEQLIDKNFAETAHGKVANYIPILGIVDPQQLGIAIYDVDEDEIGTAGMAGTRFAIESIAKVVALILAIKRLGHKRVLAELENGSADYSLSSVLLDDELTEQVHRINYLNNSSVLLTTALIDQLMGQNSFNALLGFCREICNDPCISLNERLFRSVIMNDKDIHALAYYMKDKDILETVDQTLITYFMQSSMMVTSQSLANLGAVLANDGIKPWDNERLISHEDNELVKKLLTTVGSFEESKEYTIKIELPIKSGTGGGLLACAPQKCGIGIFSPALDQHGNSLAGMSLLQDVVDQLVV; from the coding sequence ATGCAAAAATTAGAGCAATTGATTGATAAAAACTTTGCTGAAACAGCTCATGGTAAGGTTGCAAACTATATTCCGATATTAGGAATTGTTGATCCGCAGCAATTGGGCATTGCCATTTATGACGTTGACGAGGACGAAATTGGGACCGCTGGAATGGCAGGAACGCGATTTGCGATTGAGAGTATTGCGAAGGTCGTAGCTTTAATATTAGCGATCAAGAGATTAGGACATAAGCGTGTCTTAGCAGAACTAGAAAATGGTTCGGCAGATTATAGCCTAAGTTCGGTACTATTGGATGACGAGTTAACCGAGCAGGTCCATCGGATAAATTACCTTAATAATTCCTCCGTCTTGTTAACGACAGCCTTAATTGACCAGTTGATGGGGCAGAATAGTTTTAATGCCCTTCTCGGGTTCTGCCGTGAGATCTGCAATGACCCATGCATTAGCTTGAATGAGCGTTTATTTCGGTCAGTAATTATGAATGATAAAGATATTCATGCACTGGCTTACTATATGAAAGATAAGGATATTTTAGAGACTGTTGATCAAACATTGATAACTTATTTTATGCAAAGCTCAATGATGGTGACATCACAGAGTCTTGCTAACCTAGGAGCAGTCTTGGCAAATGATGGAATTAAACCTTGGGATAATGAGCGTCTTATTAGCCATGAAGATAACGAGTTGGTAAAGAAATTGCTAACAACAGTTGGTTCGTTTGAAGAATCAAAAGAATACACAATTAAAATTGAACTCCCTATTAAAAGTGGTACTGGCGGCGGCTTATTGGCTTGTGCCCCGCAAAAATGTGGTATTGGTATTTTTAGTCCAGCTCTTGATCAACATGGCAATAGTTTGGCAGGAATGAGTTTATTACAAGATGTTGTTGATCAATTAGTAGTTTAA
- the dltA gene encoding D-alanine--poly(phosphoribitol) ligase subunit DltA, with protein sequence MSKNIITVFEQIAKDNSTRIAYDEMGKTTTYADLSSAVDTLAAWLSTQSLPDRSPILVYGDHQVEMIISFLAALKAGHTYIPVSNDSAIPRMQSILDTAKPAMIIAVNDFPSNDLQFDAPIVDHQQLEKILATPQTFDTSAMINGDELAYVLFTSGTTGSPKGVEVSHDNFMTFVDWMLSDEFKIKEHANFLGQPPYSFDLSNMYWLPALLNGGTIKALPHEVVENFGQMFTALPNLDLEVFVGTPSFADMLMLSPAFNQQKMPSLKTFLFCGEELTVKTAKGLHQRFPDAKIFNTYGPTETTVAVSGIEITPEIIENNDRLPVGYAKPGVKLSIWNGDQEITTPGEQGEIVISGNSVARGYMNNPEKTAKSFFKIDGVPAYRTGDAGTLDSDGLLHHKGRMDFQIKLHGYRIELDEVRASLEKSPLIKQAVAVPKYNKDGKVTHLIAYVIPNESTEDTAGLTKQIRESLDGLIMPYMMPTQFVYRESFPMSANGKIAVKQMIAEANK encoded by the coding sequence ATGAGTAAGAATATTATTACCGTCTTTGAGCAAATTGCCAAGGACAACTCAACGCGGATCGCATATGATGAAATGGGCAAAACGACCACTTATGCGGACTTAAGCTCAGCAGTTGATACTTTAGCGGCATGGCTTAGTACTCAATCTTTGCCTGATCGTAGTCCGATTCTCGTATATGGTGATCATCAAGTTGAAATGATTATTAGCTTTTTAGCGGCTCTAAAAGCTGGACATACTTATATTCCAGTGTCCAACGATTCAGCAATTCCACGGATGCAATCAATTCTGGATACTGCTAAACCGGCGATGATTATTGCTGTTAATGATTTTCCAAGCAATGATCTCCAGTTTGATGCCCCGATTGTCGATCATCAACAGCTTGAAAAAATTTTGGCAACACCGCAAACTTTTGATACTTCAGCAATGATTAATGGTGACGAACTAGCTTATGTCCTCTTTACGTCTGGAACTACCGGTTCACCAAAAGGGGTTGAAGTTAGTCATGATAACTTTATGACCTTTGTTGACTGGATGCTAAGTGATGAATTTAAAATCAAAGAACATGCTAATTTCTTAGGGCAGCCACCATATTCATTTGATCTTTCAAACATGTACTGGTTACCAGCACTACTTAATGGTGGGACAATCAAGGCGCTTCCTCACGAAGTTGTTGAAAATTTTGGTCAGATGTTCACTGCTCTACCAAACCTTGATCTTGAGGTATTTGTAGGGACACCATCGTTTGCTGATATGTTAATGCTTAGCCCAGCATTTAACCAACAAAAAATGCCAAGCTTAAAGACCTTTCTCTTCTGTGGCGAAGAATTAACAGTAAAGACTGCCAAAGGATTACACCAACGATTCCCAGATGCTAAAATCTTCAACACTTATGGTCCGACTGAAACAACGGTTGCCGTATCAGGAATCGAGATTACTCCTGAAATCATTGAAAATAATGACCGCTTACCAGTTGGCTATGCAAAGCCTGGAGTTAAATTATCCATTTGGAATGGCGATCAAGAAATCACTACTCCCGGTGAACAAGGTGAGATTGTAATCAGTGGTAATAGTGTGGCACGTGGCTATATGAATAATCCAGAAAAAACAGCCAAGTCATTCTTTAAGATTGATGGTGTGCCTGCTTACCGAACTGGGGATGCGGGTACCCTTGACAGCGATGGCTTACTTCATCACAAAGGCCGCATGGATTTCCAAATTAAATTACATGGTTACCGGATTGAACTTGATGAAGTTCGTGCCAGTCTTGAAAAGAGTCCTCTAATCAAACAAGCAGTTGCGGTTCCAAAATATAATAAAGACGGCAAAGTTACGCACCTGATCGCTTATGTTATTCCAAACGAATCTACTGAAGATACGGCTGGATTAACAAAACAAATTCGTGAAAGCTTGGACGGCTTAATCATGCCATACATGATGCCTACCCAATTCGTTTACCGTGAATCATTCCCAATGTCTGCAAATGGCAAGATTGCAGTTAAACAAATGATTGCTGAGGCTAACAAGTAA
- the dltB gene encoding D-alanyl-lipoteichoic acid biosynthesis protein DltB, with product MIDWISNLPNFSAYGTPVYFFYLLLAILPLGIGLYFGKRFNWYEALISFIFIFLMFDGSSWQQGISLIAYVIYQTIIVMAYHRYRQNNNSSGVFYFTAALSILPIVIVKLSPAMVGHNSLLGFLGISYLTFRAVGTVIETRDGMIKEISPWKFIRFILFMPTITSGPIDRYRRFEKDYKKVPTREEYLNLVNTGIFYLFLGFLYKFVIGYFFGQRFYPFFEKAALADPSFPSWNLVGVMYTYGLYLFFDFAGYSLFAVAISYFMGVRTPMNFKQPFKSKNLKEFWNRWHISLSFWFRDYIFMRFVFLATKKRWFKNRNALSSTAYMLNMLLMGFWHGITWYYILYGFLQGLGLVVNDWWLRFKRKNLKQLPHNKFTTGVAIFVTFNFVMFTFLIFSGFLDTYLFK from the coding sequence ATGATTGATTGGATTTCAAACCTTCCTAATTTCAGTGCTTATGGAACCCCGGTATACTTCTTCTACTTACTTCTTGCTATTTTGCCGTTGGGAATCGGCCTTTACTTTGGGAAGAGGTTTAACTGGTATGAAGCATTAATTAGTTTCATTTTTATCTTCTTAATGTTCGATGGTTCAAGCTGGCAACAAGGAATTTCATTAATTGCTTATGTTATTTACCAGACAATTATTGTGATGGCTTATCATCGCTACCGGCAAAATAATAATTCGAGTGGTGTTTTTTACTTCACTGCCGCCTTATCAATTTTGCCGATTGTAATTGTTAAGCTCTCACCGGCAATGGTTGGTCATAACTCCCTCCTTGGTTTCTTAGGAATTAGTTATTTAACTTTTCGGGCAGTCGGAACAGTAATTGAAACGCGTGATGGAATGATCAAAGAGATTTCCCCATGGAAGTTCATTCGTTTCATTCTGTTCATGCCAACCATTACTTCTGGACCAATTGATCGTTACCGACGTTTTGAAAAAGATTATAAAAAGGTTCCGACCCGCGAGGAATATTTGAATCTTGTTAATACGGGAATTTTCTACTTATTCCTTGGGTTCTTGTACAAGTTTGTCATCGGTTATTTCTTTGGTCAGCGTTTTTACCCCTTCTTTGAAAAAGCGGCCTTGGCTGATCCATCATTCCCTTCTTGGAACTTAGTCGGTGTCATGTACACTTACGGACTTTACTTATTCTTTGACTTTGCCGGTTATTCATTGTTTGCAGTTGCTATTAGTTACTTTATGGGTGTGCGTACCCCGATGAACTTTAAGCAGCCTTTCAAATCGAAAAACCTTAAAGAGTTCTGGAATCGTTGGCACATTAGCCTTTCTTTCTGGTTCCGTGATTATATTTTTATGCGGTTCGTCTTTCTTGCTACCAAAAAACGATGGTTTAAGAATCGAAATGCCTTGTCATCAACCGCATATATGCTTAATATGTTACTAATGGGCTTTTGGCATGGAATTACCTGGTACTATATTCTCTATGGTTTTCTCCAAGGTCTAGGCCTAGTAGTTAATGACTGGTGGCTGCGTTTCAAGCGCAAAAACTTAAAACAGCTACCACATAATAAGTTCACTACTGGAGTTGCTATTTTTGTCACATTTAACTTTGTAATGTTTACTTTCTTGATCTTCAGTGGGTTCTTAGATACTTATCTATTCAAATAA
- the yhbY gene encoding ribosome assembly RNA-binding protein YhbY, whose product MQLRGKQKRFLRAQANHLQPLFSVGKDGLTDNWLAQLDGALDRRELIKVSILQNSDVTTDEVRELIEEKTSIQVVQVIGRVLVLFKVSANKDARELSSRVAEI is encoded by the coding sequence ATGCAATTAAGAGGAAAACAAAAACGATTTTTACGAGCACAAGCAAACCATCTTCAACCACTATTTTCTGTGGGTAAAGATGGTCTGACGGACAATTGGCTTGCTCAATTAGACGGCGCACTTGACCGTCGAGAATTAATTAAGGTTAGCATTTTGCAAAACTCAGATGTTACAACTGATGAAGTTCGCGAATTAATTGAAGAAAAAACTTCTATTCAGGTAGTTCAAGTTATTGGTCGGGTATTAGTTTTATTTAAAGTTTCAGCAAATAAGGATGCCCGTGAATTATCATCACGAGTAGCTGAAATCTAA
- the dltD gene encoding D-alanyl-lipoteichoic acid biosynthesis protein DltD, translating to MHNGKKLWSILGPLIVACLLVVLLFSLPISKKHSAAIEHEAAVSLSPVVFKNQSIKQQALSDKHTHYVPFFGSSELRRMDRFHPSVMAARYHNYTPFLFGSRGTQSLPQFFNINSMETQMRNNKAVYIISPQWFTKQGVQPPAFKYYNGELANLNWLQHANPKSPYDRYIATRLIAMLGKDGTVSSYAKKIAEGKSLSSFDMGVIRFRLNMLVHEDAIFSGFQLNNNYGKHILPNVKKLPQHYNYNELYDDAMNEAARDTNNNRFGIKNSFYTQRVKKNLAKTKGSQRNFNYTKSPEYGDLEVVLNQFKNTNSNVLFIIPPVNSKWEKYTGMDMNMYYQSVEKIKFQLRQQGFNHILDLSHDGDKPGFMEDTIHIGWAGWVKVDKATNSFISNKQPQPHYQINSKFLSPEWTNLTPTPGNLQKFQEKLH from the coding sequence ATGCATAATGGCAAAAAGCTGTGGTCAATCTTGGGCCCGCTGATTGTCGCTTGTCTATTAGTAGTTCTTTTGTTTTCACTGCCGATTAGTAAAAAGCACTCAGCGGCGATTGAACATGAAGCTGCAGTATCACTAAGCCCCGTTGTTTTTAAGAACCAATCAATTAAGCAACAAGCGCTCAGTGATAAGCACACCCACTATGTTCCATTCTTTGGTTCTAGTGAATTACGGCGAATGGATCGCTTCCATCCTTCTGTAATGGCTGCTCGTTATCATAACTATACTCCTTTCCTCTTTGGTTCACGGGGTACCCAATCTCTTCCGCAATTCTTTAACATTAATTCAATGGAAACGCAGATGAGAAATAATAAGGCAGTCTATATCATTTCACCACAATGGTTTACCAAGCAGGGTGTTCAACCACCAGCTTTCAAGTACTATAATGGTGAACTCGCTAACCTTAACTGGCTTCAACACGCTAATCCCAAATCACCATATGATCGTTACATTGCAACGCGATTAATTGCAATGCTTGGCAAAGATGGGACTGTTTCTTCGTATGCTAAAAAAATCGCTGAAGGAAAATCCCTGAGCAGTTTCGACATGGGAGTTATCCGCTTCCGACTTAACATGCTTGTTCATGAAGATGCCATCTTCTCAGGTTTTCAATTAAATAATAACTATGGCAAGCATATCCTCCCAAATGTTAAGAAGCTTCCTCAGCATTACAACTATAATGAACTTTATGATGATGCAATGAATGAAGCCGCACGTGATACTAATAACAACCGTTTCGGTATCAAAAACAGCTTCTATACCCAGCGTGTGAAGAAAAACTTAGCGAAAACAAAGGGATCACAACGGAATTTCAATTATACTAAGTCACCAGAATATGGCGATTTGGAAGTAGTTTTGAATCAGTTTAAGAATACCAATTCAAACGTCCTCTTTATCATCCCACCGGTTAATTCAAAGTGGGAAAAGTACACGGGAATGGACATGAATATGTATTACCAATCTGTTGAAAAAATCAAATTCCAGCTTCGCCAACAAGGGTTCAATCACATTTTGGATCTTTCTCATGATGGTGATAAGCCTGGATTTATGGAAGATACTATTCATATCGGTTGGGCTGGTTGGGTAAAAGTTGATAAAGCTACTAATAGTTTTATTTCTAACAAGCAACCGCAACCACATTATCAAATCAATAGTAAGTTCCTTTCACCAGAATGGACTAACTTAACCCCAACTCCTGGTAATTTACAGAAATTCCAAGAAAAATTACATTAA
- the yqeH gene encoding ribosome biogenesis GTPase YqeH: MTEQEQQTEELRCIGCGSIIQTEDPNGLGYTPKSALEKGKETGELYCQRCFRLRHYNEIAPVSLTDDDFLRLLNQIRDANALIVYVVDVFDFNGSLIPGLHRFVGDNPVLLVGNKEDLLPRSLRRPKLTDWIRQQANIAGLRPIDTVLVSAKKNHQIDHLLDVIEKYRHNRDVYVVGVTNVGKSTLINQIIKQRTGVKELITTSRFPGTTLDKIEIPLDDGHVLVDTPGIIHQEQMAHVLSPKDLKIVAPQKEIKPKTYQLNDGQTLFLGGVARFDYLHGERAGMVAYFDNNLPIHRTKLSNADNFYAKHLGDLLTPPTSDEKDGFPPLERYEFHITEKSDIVFEGLGWITVPAKTTVVAWVPKGVGALVRRAMI; this comes from the coding sequence ATGACTGAACAAGAACAACAAACTGAAGAATTACGTTGTATAGGTTGTGGGAGTATTATCCAAACGGAAGATCCTAATGGCTTGGGTTATACGCCTAAGTCAGCCCTTGAGAAGGGAAAGGAGACAGGAGAATTATACTGTCAGCGTTGTTTCCGCTTGCGGCACTACAATGAAATTGCTCCGGTATCATTAACGGATGATGACTTTTTGCGCCTATTAAATCAGATTCGGGATGCCAATGCTTTAATTGTGTATGTTGTTGATGTTTTTGACTTTAATGGAAGTCTAATTCCGGGCTTACATCGTTTTGTTGGTGATAATCCAGTATTATTAGTTGGAAATAAGGAAGACTTGTTGCCACGTTCTCTACGGCGGCCCAAGTTAACTGACTGGATTCGTCAACAGGCAAATATTGCCGGATTGCGTCCAATTGATACGGTTCTTGTTTCAGCTAAAAAGAACCATCAGATTGACCACTTGCTTGATGTGATTGAAAAATACCGGCACAATCGAGATGTTTATGTTGTAGGTGTTACAAATGTTGGAAAATCAACGTTAATAAACCAAATTATCAAGCAACGAACGGGAGTAAAAGAATTGATCACTACTTCACGCTTTCCAGGAACTACTCTTGATAAGATTGAAATTCCGCTTGATGATGGGCATGTTTTAGTTGATACTCCTGGAATTATCCATCAAGAACAAATGGCCCATGTCTTATCGCCAAAAGACTTGAAGATTGTGGCGCCTCAAAAAGAGATTAAACCAAAGACTTACCAATTAAATGATGGTCAAACATTATTTTTAGGCGGCGTTGCGCGATTTGATTATCTTCATGGTGAACGTGCGGGAATGGTTGCTTACTTTGATAATAATTTACCAATTCACCGTACAAAGCTAAGCAATGCTGATAATTTTTATGCTAAACACTTAGGAGATTTGCTTACCCCACCGACTAGCGATGAAAAGGATGGGTTCCCACCATTAGAACGTTATGAGTTCCACATTACCGAAAAAAGCGATATTGTCTTTGAAGGTCTAGGATGGATTACTGTTCCTGCGAAAACGACTGTTGTTGCATGGGTTCCGAAAGGTGTCGGGGCTCTTGTACGGCGCGCAATGATTTAA